The proteins below are encoded in one region of Anguilla anguilla isolate fAngAng1 chromosome 3, fAngAng1.pri, whole genome shotgun sequence:
- the LOC118223001 gene encoding uncharacterized protein LOC118223001: MSLGMGKTGILFLIVCACCSSERQYFAQRNASTWEEARQHCQLCYKELVSLTSDNIQILAQNLNSDYWIGLRKYFNNSMFWSQWSNGDPMTFQNWYPGQPKLPKPQPKPMHTVNLGGFCSNFNITEHSYLQDDVCVIEVEEFCMNTTSVKTEYIPSESMLLSRTNFTEEEEMEVPENPCVSLLSSGLWFEKKCTDVLPYICYEDRFYGKVAISNVTLSSMTVSWMAGPGNIALYRVEVRGDIHLTENTTDLIMNFYNLTSGTKYRVQVFPVKCERDLNPQNVTFYTKPGSVRHLGVINVTMDSAFLSWVQPIGNHSFYKVKNHPL; this comes from the exons ATGAGTTTGGGGATGGGAAAGACAGGAATCCTGTTTCTCATAG TATGTGCCTGCTGCAGTTCAGAGCGGCAGTACTTCGCCCAGCGCAATGCGTCCACCTGGGAGGAGGCTCGGCAGCACTGCCAGCTCTGCTACAAAGAGCTCGTCAGCCTCACTTCCGACAATATCCAGATCCTGGCCCAGAATCTGAACTCAGACTACTGGATCGGCCTGCGCAAATATTTCAACAATTCCATGTTTTGGTCTCAGTGGTCCAACGGTGATCCGATGACCTTCCAGAACTGGTACCCCGGCCAGCCCAAACTCCCAAAACCACAGCCAAAACCTATGCACACTGTCAACCTTGGAGGTTTCTGCAGCAATTTCAATATCACAGAGCACAGTTATTTGCAGGATGATGTATGTGTAATCGAGGTTGAAGAATTCTGTATGAACACCACCAGTGTCAAAACAGAGTACATCCCTTCTGAGAGTATGCTCCTAAGTCGCACAAATTTTACTGAGGAAGAAGAAATGGAGGTCCCTGAGAACCCTTGTGTGTCCCTGCTGAGTTCTGGCTTGTGGTTTGAGAAGAAATGCACTGACGTCTTACCATATATCTGTTATGAAG ACCGTTTCTATGGCAAAGTGGCAATTTCCAATGTGACCCTGAGTAGCATGACAGTGAGCTGGATGGCTGGGCCTGGAAACATTGCCTTATATAGGGTAGAGGTGAGAGGAGACATTCACTTGACGGAGAACACAACTGACCTCATCATGAATTTCTATAATCTCACATCAGGCACAAAGTACAGAGTCCAGGTATTCCCTGtgaagtgtgagagagacctcAACCCACAGAATGTGACATTCTATACCA aGCCTGGAAGTGTCAGACATCTTGGTGTCATTAATGTTACAATGGACTCTGCCTTCCTCTCGTGGGTCCAGCCAATTGGAAATCATTCATTCTACAAAGTGAAG AACCATCCCCTGTGA